One genomic region from Homalodisca vitripennis isolate AUS2020 chromosome 6, UT_GWSS_2.1, whole genome shotgun sequence encodes:
- the LOC124365096 gene encoding NADH dehydrogenase [ubiquinone] flavoprotein 1, mitochondrial, whose amino-acid sequence MAGSFVITRVSLLSKNSLGSIGVPSLTVAQSRHFADAPPTQTKTKFGPLSDADRIFTNLYGRHDWRLKGALKRGDWYKTKEILVRGPDYILNEVKTSGLRGRGGAGFPSGMKWSFMNKPSDGRPKYLVVNADEGEPGTCKDREIMRHDPHKLVEGCLVAGRAMGAKAAYIYIRGEFYNEASNMQVAISEAYQAGLIGKNACGSGFDFDVFMHRGAGAYICGEETALIESLEGKQGKPRLKPPFPADVGVFGCPTTVANVETVAVAPTICRRGGSWFVGLGRPRNSGTKLFNISGHVNTPCTVEEEMSIPMKELIERHAGGIIGGWDNLLAVIPGGSSTPLIPKSVCEDVLMDFDGLVAAQTSLGTAALIVMNKQTDVVKAIARLIMFYKHESCGQCTPCREGISWMNKLMYRFVDGNARPEEIDMLWELSKQIEGHTICALGDGAAWPVQGLIRHFRPELEERMKRFHEQKAAARN is encoded by the exons ATGGCTGGATCATTTGTGATAACTAGAGTTTCTCTACTTTCAAAAAATAGTCTAG GAAGTATTGGAGTTCCTTCTCTGACTGTTGCACAGTCAAGACATTTTGCTGATGCCCCTCCAACTCAGACCAAA ACAAAGTTTGGTCCTCTAAGCGATGCAGATCGTATCTTCACTAACTTGTATGGACGACATGACTGGAGGTTGAAGGGAGCTCTCAAGCGTGGAGACTGGTACAAGACCAAAGAGATATTAGTGCGAGGACCTGACTACATTCTCA atgAGGTAAAGACCTCAGGACTCAGAGGTCGTGGAGGGGCTGGCTTTCCTTCTGGCATGAAGTGGAGTTTCATGAATAAGCCATCTGATGGCag GCCCAAGTATCTTGTGGTGAATGCTGATGAGGGGGAGCCAGGCACCTGCAAGGACAGAGAGATCATGCGACACGACCCCCACAAGCTGGTGGAGGGCTGTCTGGTCGCCGGTAGGGCTATGGGAGCCAAGGCCGCTTATATCTACATCCGTGGAGAGTTCTACAACGAGGCTTCCAACATGCAAGTAGCCATCAGTGAG GCCTACCAAGCAGGGCTGATCGGAAAGAACGCCTGTGGCTCAGGATTTGACTTCGACGTGTTTATGCATCGTGGCGCCGGTGCCTACATCTGCGGTGAGGAGACAGCTCTCATCGAGTCTCTGGAGGGTAAGCAGGGCAAGCCCCGCCTGAAGCCCCCATTCCCCGCCGACGTGGGTGTGTTCGGCTGCCCCACCACTGTTGCCAACGTGGAGACAGTCGCAGTTGCTCCA ACCATCTGTAGGCGAGGCGGATCATGGTTTGTGGGGCTGGGTCGCCCACGTAACTCTGGTACGAAGCTGTTCAACATCTCTGGGCACGTCAACACACCCTGCACCGTGGAGGAGGAGATGTCCATCCCTATGAAAGAGTTAATAGAGAGGCACGCTGGGGGCATCATCGGGGGCTGGGACAACCTGTTGGCTGTCATCCCAGGTGGCTCATCCACACCACTTATCCCCAAGAG CGTTTGCGAGGATGTCCTCATGGACTTTGATGGTCTGGTGGCGGCGCAGACCAGCTTGGGAACAGCAGCACTCATCGTCATGAACAAGCAGACGGACGTGGTGAAGGCGATCGCTCGACTCATCATGTTCTACAAGCATGAGTCCTGTGGGCAGTGCACACCATGCCGTGAGGGCATCAGTTGGATGAACAAGCTCATGTACCGCTTCGTCGACGGAAATGCTCGCCCTGAAGAGATTGACATGCTTTGGGAACTGAGCAAGCAGATTGAGGGACACACCATTTGTGCGCTGGGTGACGGTGCAGCCTGGCCTGTACAG GGGCTTATCCGGCACTTCAGACCTGAGCTGGAAGAACGAATGAAGAGGTTCCATGAGCAGAAGGCAGCAGCTCGAAATTAA